One window of the Pan troglodytes isolate AG18354 chromosome 12, NHGRI_mPanTro3-v2.0_pri, whole genome shotgun sequence genome contains the following:
- the SOCS5 gene encoding suppressor of cytokine signaling 5 codes for MDKVGKMWNNFKYRCQNLFGHEGGSRSENVDMNSNRCLSVKEKNISIGDSTPQQQSSPLRENIALQLGLSPSKNSSRRNQNCATEIPQIVEISIEKDNDSCVTPGTRLARRDSYSRHAPWGGKKKHSCSTKTQSSLDADKKFGRTRSGLQRRERRYGVSSVHDMDSVSSRTVGSRSLRQRLQDTVGLCFPMRTYSKQSKPLFSNKRKIHLSELMLEKCPFPAGSDLAQKWHLIKQHTAPVSPHSTFFDTFDPSLVSTEDEEDRLRERRRLSIEEGVDPPPNAQIHTFEATAQVNPLYKLGPKLAPGMTEISGDSSAIPQANCDSEEDTTTLCLQSRRQKQRQISGDSHTHVSRQGAWKVHTQIDYIHCLVPDLLQITGNPCYWGVMDRYEAEALLEGKPEGTFLLRDSAQEDYLFSVSFRRYNRSLHARIEQWNHNFSFDAHDPCVFHSSTVTGLLEHYKDPSSCMFFEPLLTISLNRTFPFSLQYICRAVICRCTTYDGIDGLPLPSMLQDFLKEYHYKQKVRVRWLEREPVKAK; via the coding sequence ATGGATAAAGTGGGAAAAATGTGGAATAACTTCAAATACAGGTGTCAGAATCTCTTCGGTCATGAGGGAGGAAGCCGTAGTGAAAATGTGGACATGAACTCCAACAGATGTTTGTCTGTCAAAGAGAAAAACATCAGCATAGGAGACTCAACTCCTCAGCAACAAAGCAGTCCCTTAAGAGAAAATATTGCCTTACAACTGGGATTAAGCCCTTCAAAGAATTCTTCAAGGAGAAATCAAAATTGTGCCACAGAAATCCCTCAAATTGTTGAAATAAGCATCGAAAAGGATAATGATTCTTGTGTTACCCCAGGAACAAGACTTGCACGAAGAGATTCCTACTCTCGACATGCTCCATGGGGTGGGAAGAAAAAACATTCCTGTTCTACAAAGACCCAGAGTTCATTGGATGCTGATAAAAAGTTTGGTAGAACTCGAAGTGGACTTCAAAGGAGAGAGAGGCGCTACGGCGTAAGTTCTGTACACGACATGGACAGTGTTTCCAGCAGAACTGTAGGAAGTCGCTCTCtaagacagaggttgcaggatACTGTGGGCTTGTGTTTTCCCATGAGAACTTACAGCAAGCAGTCAAAGCCTCTCTtttccaataaaagaaaaatccatctCTCTGAATTAATGCTTGAGAAATGCCCTTTTCCTGCTGGCTCAGATTTAGCCCAAAAATGGCATTTGATTAAACAGCATACAGCTCCTGTGAGCCCACATTCAACATTTTTTGATACATTTGATCCATCTTTGGTTTCTACAGAAGATGAAGAAGATAGGCTTAGAGAGAGAAGGCGGCTTAGTATTGAAGAAGGGGTTGATCCCCCTCCCAATGCACAAATACATACCTTTGAAGCTACTGCACAGGTTAATCCATTATATAAACTGGGACCAAAGTTAGCTCCTGGAATGACTGAAATAAGTGGGGACAGTTCGGCAATTCCACAAGCTAATTGTGACTCGGAAGAGGATACAACCACCCTGTGTTTGCAGTCACGGAGGCAGAAGCAGCGTCAGATATCTGGAGACAGCCATACCCATGTTAGCAGACAGGGAGCTTGGAAAGTCCACACACAGATTGATTACATACACTGCCTCGTGCCTGATTTGCTTCAAATTACAGGGAATCCCTGTTACTGGGGAGTGATGGACCGTTATGAAGCAGAAGCCCTTCTCGAAGGGAAACCTGAAGGCACGTTTTTGCTCAGGGACTCTGCGCAAGAGGACTACCTCTTCTCTGTGAGCTTCCGCCGCTACAACAGATCCCTGCATGCCCGAATTGAGCAGTGGAATCACAACTTTAGTTTCGATGCCCATGACCCGTGTGTATTTCACTCCTCCACTGTAACGGGACTTTTAGAACATTATAAAGATCCCAGTTCGTGCATGTTTTTTGAACCATTGCTTACTATATCACTAAATAGGACTTTCCCTTTTAGCCTGCAGTATATCTGTCGCGCGGTAATCTGCAGGTGCACTACGTATGATGGAATTGATGGGCTCCCTCTACCCTCAATGttacaggattttttaaaagagtatcaTTATAAACAAAAAGTTAGAGTTCGCTGGTTGGAACGAGAACCAGTCAAGGCAAAGTAA